ACGGCCAGGCGCAGGGCCTTGATCGAGTCCTCCGACTGCATCTTCCAGCCCGGCGGGCAACTGGCGAAGATCTGGAGGTACTTCGTCCCCCGGATTTCCTTGGCCTTCTTCATCTTCTTGACGAAGTCCTCGGCGTGGCTCACGCAGGCGGTCGCGGTGTAGCGGATGCCGTGGGCCACCATGATTTCCACCATGTCTTTCTTCTCTTCCTTCTTGAAGTGGCGGACGGGGGTGGTGGTGGTCCAGGCGCCCCAGGGGGTGGAGCCGGAACGCTGGATGCCGGTGTTCATGTAGGCTTCGTTGTCGTAGCAGACGTAGATGATGTCCTCGTCGCGCTCGACGGCGCCGGAGAGGGCCTGGATGCCGATGTCCACGGTTCCGCCGTCGCCGGCCCAGGCCATCACGGTGGTGTGGTCGTTGCCCCGGATGGAGAAGCCGTTGCGGATGCCCGAGGCGGCCGCCGCCGCGGTTTCGAAGGCCGTGTGGAAGAGCGGCACCAGCGTGGACGAATACGGGAAGGGCCCGTCAATCACGCTCCAGCAGCAGGCCGGGACGGAGAGGACCGTGTCCGGCCCCAGGGCCTTGAGCGCGTACCGCAGCGCCAGCACCGCGCCGCACCCCTGGCACGCCACGGTGCCGCTGGTGACGAACTCCTCGGTGGGGATCGAGTATTTCATGGTGTCCTTTCGCGCATCGCGGGGGACGTCCGTCCCGGGGAACTACGCCAGTTTGGCCCCCTGCCAGTTGATGTCGGTCTCGGGGCTCCGGCCGGCGATGATTTTTATCATCTCGTACACGGCGTCCACGGTGACGTCGCGGCCGCCGAGGCCCGCGATGAACCCGTGGATTTCCGGCCGCTCCGGCTCGCGGTACAGGCAGCTCTTGATCTCGGTGAAGAAGGCGCCCTCCGAGCCGTAACTGATATTGCGGTCTATGACGCCCAGGCGCTTCTTGCCTTTGGCTATCCGCCTTATCTGTGGTTTGGGGAATGGCCGCAGGAGGCGCACCTTGGCCGAGCCGGCCCGGATGCCCTCGGCCCGGGCGCGGTCCACAGCGTCCTTGGTCGTGGAGGCGATGGTCGAGGAGACGAAGACGAGGTACTCGGCGTCGTCGGCGCGGTAGCCCTCGACGACGGGGTAGTTGCGACCGAACATCTCGCCGAAAAGCTCATCTTCCTTGATGATCACGTCCAGCGCTTTCTCCATCGCAAGCTGCATCTTTATCTGCAGCTCGAAATACCACTCGTCGTTACAGAGCGCCCCGTAGGCCGGGTGGCCCTTGGCCGGGTCGAGGTCGTGCTTGGCCTGGTACTTCGGCAAATACTTGTCCACCAGGGCGATGTCCGGCAGGTCCACCGGCTCCGAGGTGTGGGAGAGGTAGAAGCTGTCCAGGACCAGCATCGCCGGCAGCTCCACCTGCTCGGCCACCTTGAAGGCCTGGATGACCGAGTCGGTGACCTCCTGGTTGGACTCGCAGTAGTACTGGATCCAGCCCGTGTCCCGCCGTGAGATGGTGTCGTTCTGGTCGGTCCAGATGGTCCAGGGGGGGGCCATGGAGCGGTTGATGTTGGCCAGGACGACGGGCAGGCGGGCGTGGGACGCCCAGTGGAGCATCTCGTCCATGAGGGCCAGGCCCTGGGCGCTGGTGGCGGTGAAGGCGCGCGCACCCGCCGCCGACGCCCCGATGCACGCCGCCATCGCCGAGTGTTCGCTCTCCACCTTGATGAACTTCGCGTCCATCACCCCGTCGGCGCAAAGCTCGGAGATTTTCTCCACTATCTGGGTCTGGGGCGTGATGGGGTAGGCGGCGACGACCTCCGCCCGCGCCAGCATGGAGCCGTAGGACACCGCGTGGTTGCCGGTGAGTACCTTCTTCATCGTACCTCCTCCACCATCTCGATGCAGTCCTTGGGGCACTCCATGGCGCACACCCCGCAGCCCTTGCAGTAGACGAGGTTCACCACGGGGAAGCCTTCGGCGTCCTCGGAGATGGACACGTCGGGGCAGAACTTCCAGCAGATGCCGCACTGGATGCAGTTATCGTTGTTAATGATCGGCCGGACGTTGCGCCAGGAGCCGGTTTCGTTGACCAGCATGGTGCCGAGCGTCTTGGCCATGGTGGGGATGTCGTCTATGTTCTTCAGTGGGATGTAATGCTTGTTGGGCATCTGGCCCCCGTTTTTTTACTGGGTTTCGTCGGTCGGCCCGATTTCGCACCACAAAAAAGGGGAACGCGGAGGTTCCCCCTCGAGAGTTACAGAGTAATCGCGTCGTAGGTGTCCCTGGCGGCGGCGGCGTTCTCCTCGGGTTTCGAGGGGGCGGCCTCCCGGATGCACTGCATGATGAGCTCGATGTCGGCCTGGGCGGTGACCTTGGCCGCGGCGCCCAGCATGGCCGTGTTCACGATGGGGGAGGTGATCGAGCCCAGGCCGTGCTCGATGGAGATCCGGGTGGCGTCCACGGTGTAGACCTTGAAGTCGCCCTTGAGGCCGAGCTCTTCCGGGGTTTTGGCGGTGTTCACGGTGATCGTCCCGCCGGGTTTGAGACCGTCGGTGCAATCCACGGTGTCCATGAGCGTCTCGGAGAGGACGATGACGTGGTCGGGGGTGTAGATGTTGTGGCGGGCGCGGATCTCGGCGTCCGAGATGCGGACGAAGCTGGCCACGGGCGCGCCCC
Above is a genomic segment from bacterium containing:
- a CDS encoding 4Fe-4S binding protein encodes the protein MPNKHYIPLKNIDDIPTMAKTLGTMLVNETGSWRNVRPIINNDNCIQCGICWKFCPDVSISEDAEGFPVVNLVYCKGCGVCAMECPKDCIEMVEEVR
- the porA gene encoding pyruvate ferredoxin oxidoreductase; its protein translation is MKKVLTGNHAVSYGSMLARAEVVAAYPITPQTQIVEKISELCADGVMDAKFIKVESEHSAMAACIGASAAGARAFTATSAQGLALMDEMLHWASHARLPVVLANINRSMAPPWTIWTDQNDTISRRDTGWIQYYCESNQEVTDSVIQAFKVAEQVELPAMLVLDSFYLSHTSEPVDLPDIALVDKYLPKYQAKHDLDPAKGHPAYGALCNDEWYFELQIKMQLAMEKALDVIIKEDELFGEMFGRNYPVVEGYRADDAEYLVFVSSTIASTTKDAVDRARAEGIRAGSAKVRLLRPFPKPQIRRIAKGKKRLGVIDRNISYGSEGAFFTEIKSCLYREPERPEIHGFIAGLGGRDVTVDAVYEMIKIIAGRSPETDINWQGAKLA
- a CDS encoding 3-methyl-2-oxobutanoate dehydrogenase subunit beta, with the protein product MKYSIPTEEFVTSGTVACQGCGAVLALRYALKALGPDTVLSVPACCWSVIDGPFPYSSTLVPLFHTAFETAAAAASGIRNGFSIRGNDHTTVMAWAGDGGTVDIGIQALSGAVERDEDIIYVCYDNEAYMNTGIQRSGSTPWGAWTTTTPVRHFKKEEKKDMVEIMVAHGIRYTATACVSHAEDFVKKMKKAKEIRGTKYLQIFASCPPGWKMQSEDSIKALRLAVQTGIWPLYEVENGVYKINHKPKEFKPVEEYLKLQGRFRHLKPEDVEHVTRWRDRRWKLLEAKVAMTRELYGAEAAET
- a CDS encoding 2-oxoacid:acceptor oxidoreductase family protein; protein product: MIEIRFHGRGGQGAASGCTVFADAAFRGGKRVQAFPMFGVERRGAPVASFVRISDAEIRARHNIYTPDHVIVLSETLMDTVDCTDGLKPGGTITVNTAKTPEELGLKGDFKVYTVDATRISIEHGLGSITSPIVNTAMLGAAAKVTAQADIELIMQCIREAAPSKPEENAAAARDTYDAITL